ACACCTCACAGATCGACTTGCCCACGTCAGCCAAGAGTGGCTTGATTGACGCCGTGCGTCGCTTGAGCGGAATCCGCGGCTCCTCAACCGTCACACTGACGGGTTCAGATATTGTGCGTCATCGGTTGGTTCAAGAGATCGTGCGTGCCTACGAGGAGGGAGGCAGTTAGGTTGATAGGTAGTTAGGTGATAGGGAATTAGTGATTACTTTCGAAGAAACCCCAGCGCGTTTGTAAAGCAACCACCAAGCCCTATTAACCTAATCCCCTAATAGCTAAGCCCTACTATGAGCAACGGCAACACTCAAAAACGAACCCGCCAGCAGCGCGTTGCAGCAGTTGAGCTTCAACCGGGGGTCTGGCGTACCCTTTGGTCGAATCTTCAGCGCGGCGGGGTTTTGCTGCGCATTGGTTTGGCTGCTGGGGCCGCTTTGTTCTTGTGGGCTTTCACGCAAAGCTGGGATCCGCCCTTTGAGTATCAAAAGGGTGAAATCCCTCAACGTGATCTGGTCGCGCGGACTGATTTCGAACAGCTTGATGAGAAAGCGACCGAGGAAGCGAAAGAGAAGGCACGAAAGCTGGCAGTTGCCATCTTCAATCAAGACCCGGCGCCTCTGGAACAGATGCGTGCCCAACTAGTCGGAGAGATCACGAAGCTACTTGCTGCCAAGTCATGGGAAGAAGTTGACTCGAACCTGTGGGCGGAGTTTCAGCCACCTCTAGCCCCAGGGACTCCTGACCCGACCGACGAACAGCGTGTCGCTCAATTCGAGCGATTTCAAGAGGCGTTCAGCGAAGAAGGGGCCATCGATAAGTTTGCCGAGGAACTGGCCGCTGTGATGGCACCTTTTGAGCAGTGGGGTCTGCTTGAGCCATTGCCTGCCGAGTGGGATGCCAACTTTGAGAAGATCGAGGTTCGCACCAAGGACAGCGAGTCGTTCGGTGCTCAGAAGGAAGTTTCCGAAGTTCTCATTGAGAACGTCGCCGCGAAATTGCAGCAATCACTCAATGAGCGGCTTAGTTCGTTGGAACTTGCTCAGAAAGTTTTCGCCTGGCTCCGTCCGCGGCTAAAGCCGACGCTTGTTGTTGACCATGATGCGACGCATCTGGCACAAGACGAGATGGCAGAGAACGAACCGCCGGTCACCAAGCCTTACCGAGCTGGTGAGGATGTTCTGGCCACCGCGGGAGAACCGCTCTCCGAAGACGCCATGAAGCTCCTGGAGTTGGAGTACCAGCAACAAAGCTCAGATCGCACTTTTGCTGAAAGGCTGCAACGATCCGTTTCGATCTTAGGAATGTTCGTTGCGCTCTACACACTATGCGCTGTGTATATCTATGCTCGAGAGCCAAAAATTATCAACGAGCTTTTGCGTTTGGTGACGCTCCTCTCACTAGTGGTGATTACCGTAGCTTTGGCAAAGATCATCAATCAGTACAGTTCAGCAGTTGATGTGCTGCCGTTGCTTCTGTGCGGGATGACCTTGGCCATTGCTTATGGACAGGAGCTTTCACTGCTGATCTCAGCGTGTATCGCGCTGATTATTGTGTTGACGAACGGTCACGATTTCCCACAAGCATTAGTGCTGACGGCGACGACCGCAGGCGCTATTCTGGTTCTGAAGCAGGTGCGCACCCGTAGCAAGCTACTGCTGGTTGGTTTTACCGCTGCTGTTGTTGGCTTTCTGACAACCTTAGGCGTTGGCACCCTCTATGGTCGTCCCCTGCCGTTGCTACTCGAAGAAGGGGGGCACTTGGCCCTTTGGTCGGTGATTGCGGGTTCGCTCATGACCGTCTTGCTGCCAGCGGTCGAAAGAGCCTTCAATGTGCTGACCGATATGCGTCTGTTCGAGCTTGGCGATCCGGCATTACCTCTTCTGCAAGAGCTCGTTCGCCGTGCCCCAGGCACGTACAACCATTCGATTACCGTTGCTTCGCTGGCGGAATCGGCCGCGGAAGCGATCGGTGCGCGTGGGTTGCTCGTTCGCGTGGGTGCTTACTATCACGACATCGGCAAAATGCTCAAGCCGGGATACTTTATTGAGAACCAAGGCCAGGGCGACAACCGGCACGATTCGCTGATGCCGGCGATGAGTACCTTGGTGATCATCGCCCACGTCAAAGACGGCGCTGACCTCGCGCGGCAGAACAACATCCCGGAGGCGTTGATTGACTTTATCCAGCAACATCACGGAACGACTTTGGTCGAGTACTTCTACCGACAGGCGAACGAGCAGCGTGAGAAGGAAGATCCCGAAGGGAGCGAAGTTGATGAGAGTTCATTCCGCTATCCCGGGCCCCGTCCACAAACGCGGGAAGCGGGCGTTCTCATGCTTGCAGACGCTGTCGAAAGTGCTAGCCGAGTGTTGAAAGAGCCCACGCCGTCGCGAATTGAGAGCTTGGTCGAAGACCTGACGATGAAGCGGCTGCTCGATGGTCAGTTTGACGAATCAGGTCTGACGCTGGAAGAAGTGCGCAAAGTTGGCGAAAGTTTGGTAAAATCACTGACAGCGAAATACCATGGGCGAGTCAAGTACCCCGACCAAGTGACCGCTTAATCGCTAGCCGCTGGTTGGGGCAATCGATTTCGTCAGGCGAACTTTTTGGAAAATAATGACACCGCGAACTTCGGAACTCATCGACAACACTCAAGTCGCTTCTGGCGATGATTCGGAGCCTCCGGGGGCAGGTTCTGCTTCCGGAGTAGATTCTGTCGAGATCGCGATATCGAACGAGCAAGCCTTGCTCACCATCGACGAAGAGGCGGTAAGACGAGCAGTGCGTCAGGTCCTCTCTGCTGGCAACGAACCCTCCGCTACGATCAGCGTAGCAATCGTAGATGACGCTACGATGCGCCCGCTGAATAAGCAGTTTCTCGAACACGATTACACGACCGACGTTCTGAGTTTTGCACTGAACGAAGCCGAGGAGCCGCTCTCGGGTGAGTTGATCGTCAACGCTGAATACGCGGCAAGAGAAGCTGTGGAGATCGGCTGGTCAGCAGAGGAAGAGTTTTTGCTCTACGTAATTCATGGAATGTTGCATTTGATAGGCTATTGCGATAAGTCGGACGAGTCAGCTATCAAGATGCGCGCCGCTGAGAAACAGATCCTTATTAAACTTGGCATTCAGACGAGTACTTCAGACTCGCGCTGGGCGGACGGCGGGCAAGCGAAACTCTCTGGTCGGAAAGGAACGACGCACTCGTGACCCTTGCGGTGTTGTTTTGGACGAGCCTGACGGCGTTTTTCGCAGCGATGCTAACCAACCTTGGTTATCGCACGCTCAAGGAATTTTCACGGCACGACCTTGAGGAAATCTGCCAACGCAATGAGCGCCACGAACGTCTGGGCCAGATCTTGCGCCTGCATGAGAATGTAGCGATCGGTGTCGAGACACTGTCGGCCTTGTTTACTGCCCTGGCAATCGTAGCTGGTGCCGCTTGTGCGACGATGCGGTGGCAGCTCCAGCCAGATGCCTCTTGGCAGAATCTCTATGGGATTGCAGCTGGGCTTGGGCTGGTGCTTGTGGCAGCGCGTACTTGGGGGCCTTGGGCTCTGTCACGTGTTTTCGCCGCTCGGTTTCTGTTCAACACGTGGCCGCTCTGGCGTGCACTGGCTGTGGTTGCCACGCCGCTTTCCTTCATTGCCAAGCTGCTGGATACGATCCTGCATCGTCTCGTTGGCCAAACCCCACAAGTGATCGATGAGCAGGCGATCGAAGAAGAAATCAGAACGATCGTCAGCGAAGGTCATCGTGAAGGGCTCTTGGAAGACGATGCACGTGAAATGATCGAAGGAGTCATTGAGCTGGGTGAGGATGACGTTTCGCAGATCATGACCCCTCGGACGGACATGCACATGGTGTCCATCAATCTGCCGTGGGACGAAGTGATTGAGGATGTCATCGAGGCGGCTCACACACGGGTGCCCGTCTACGGCGAGAATCGTGACGACATCGTGGGGATTCTCTACAGCAAGGATCTGCTGCCGGAGCTGTCGAAGCCAGACCAAGCAGATCGGCTGCCAATCGTCGAGATTCTCAGGAAGCCTGTGTTCGTTCCCGAGACGAAGCGTGTTGACGATCTCTTACAGATGTTCCAGCAATTGCGGACTCATATCGCAGTGGTTCTTGACGAGTATGGGGGCGTCTCCGGGTTGGTCACGATCGAAGACGTGCTCGAAGAGATCGTCGGCGAAATTGTCGACGAGTACGATCCAGAGCAAGTGGAGGAAATCCAACGGATCGATGTCGACATCTGCGAAGCCCTTGGACGTGCCCATGTCGACGAGATCAACGTGATGATGGGCTTGGAACTGCCGGAGGATGGCGATTTTGATACCATCGGTGGGTTCGTGTTCACGGAACTGGGCCGCGTTCCTCAGCAGGGCGAGTCGGTGATTTGGCAAAACCAGGTAAGAGTCAGCGTCTTGGAAGTTTCCAAACGTCGGATCGAACGCGTAAAGATCGAGCGGCTCACCTCAGGTCAGCTTGAGATCGCTTAGAATCCCACTTCTTCAACTCTCCCTTAGCCGCGGAGCTACGTCTCCGCCGGGAGTTTGCTAGCAGCGTTCCGGCGGAGGCGTAGCTCCGCGGCTAGGGACCACGTGCTCGACTTCTCTCTTGACGTTAGCCAGCGCAGCTTCCTACAGTCTCGCGACTTAGGTTCCACTTTGTGCGCAGACTCTCCCCGAGCGTCATGCGTCGTTCCTCCGATTTTCTACCGCTATGCCGCGAATTACAGCAATTCTTCTCGCAATCGTTGTCGCTCCAGGCTGCGCTTCGTTGGGTGTGCCAACGCCAAGCCTTCCCACGTTCGCGGGCGAGGGAGCGCCTCCGGGCACTGCCGAATGGTGGAAGAAGAACAAGAAAAAAGCGGAATTCGTTCCTGGCGAAGGATATCGCGTTGCAGGTACGGAAGGCTTCTACGATCAGGAAGGACGACCCATTCGGACGCGCGTCGCCAAGCAGGTGAAACCGAAAGAGGGTGGCCTGCTCGCAGATGTGAAACTCAGCGACACATTTCAAGACTTGAAAACCCAAGTCGGCATGGGCCCGGACGAACGGATTGCCCGCACCTCTTATGCTCAAGGTGAGCAACTATTCCGTGAGGAAAAGTACAACGAGGCGGCCAAGCATTTCAAGGAAACGATTGCCCGGGCTCCCGGATCGCAGCTCCAGCAGGATGCGAAGTTCCAACTGGCAGAAAGCTATTTCTTTGCAGAGAGTTACCCGAAGGCGAACGATGCCTACGAGCAGCTCATCCAGGACCATCCCAACTCTCCTCACTTAGACAAAGTGATCCGCCGCCAGTTCGACCTGGCCCGCTATTGGGAGGCACACCACAACTACGATCCTAACTGGGTGACGACGCCGAACTTGTTCGATAAGCGACGCCCACTGTTCGACACTCTCGGGCGAGCGATCAAGAACTACGAGAACATTCGCCTGAACGATCCGACTGGGCCGCTAGCGGACGATGCCGTCATGGCGACAGCCAATTCGTACTTCCTCAGGGGCCGCTATGTCGATGCGGATTACCATTACGATTTGATCCGAAAAGAGTTTCCGCGGAGCGAGCATCAATACGAAGCTCACCTGCTTGGCTTGGAATGTAAGCTGCGCCGCTACCAGGGTTCCGACTATGGCGGTCGGCCATTGCAGGAAGCGGAAAAGCTCGCCAAGCAACTCCGACGTCAGTTCGGCGGACAGCTTGACGAAGAGCAGCGTGGCAGATTACGAGAGCGTGAGGCTCGCCTACGGCAATTGATGGCCGTACGCGATTACGATCTGGCTCAGTACCACGAGGGAAAGAAAGAGTACGGAGCGGCTAAGTTCTACTACCAGCAAATCGCCCGAGACCATCCTCGAACGGAGGCGGCAGAAAAATCGATCGAGCGCTTGGCTGAGTTGAAGGATAAGCCCGACGTTCCAAAAGAGCCGCTCCACTCGATCATGGAGTTGCTTCCCCAAAATGCGGAGCGGACTTCGATTGCACAGATACCGTTGCTTGAAGAGCAGCCGAAGTTGCAAGACGACTCGCAGATTCAGATGGCCACTCGGACCACCAACGAGGAGCAGTCCGATGCTGGTACGATTCAGCGGTAAATTCGTGCTGTTGGTCCTGCTTGGTAGTAGCCTCTCCACGGGCTGTGCTTCGTACCGTGTGGGGGCTCAGTCGCTGTATGCTCCTGACATCGCAACGGTTTATGTGCCGATCATCGAGTCGGACAGCTTTCGGCGAGACTTGGGTGAGCGACTGACCGAGGCGGTGATCAAAGAGATCGAGTCGAAAACTCCTTTCAAGGTAGTTGGTTCGCCCGATGCGGATAGCGTTCTCTCGGTGCGCCTGGTGGGCGACCGGAAGCGGGTAACCATCGAGAATCAGAATGATGATCCGCGTTCGATCGAGATCAACATGGCAGTGCAGGTCACCTGGTTGAACCGCCGGCGTATTCCCATCCAGCCCGTCGCAACCGTGCCGCTCCCCCCGGAAATGTTGCCAGTCAATCAGACGGGAACGCTCATTCCCGAAGTAGGCCAATCAGTGGCCTCCGCACAGCAGCTTTCAATCCAGCGACTGGCGGAGCGTATCGTTTCGACGATGGAAGAACCCTGGTAACCGTGCTAGGCTCAGGGGATGGACCTGACTGGCAAAGATGCTCATCGAGCAACTGTTTGGCAACTGCGTACGCGCAGCCTCACATTCGGCGAACTGCCCCTATTGATGGGGATCGTGAACGTAACTCCAGACAGCTTCTCTGACGGCGGCCGATTTCTGGGCGTCGAGTCAGCAGTGAACCAGGGGCTCAAGCTCGTAGCCGAGGGAGCTGACATTCTCGACATCGGGGGAGAAAGTACGCGACCCTACTCGACCCAAGTAGAGTTGCAGGAAGAGTTAAATCGAGTTCTGCCTGTAATTGAACAACTTGCGAAGGAAACCAAAGTTCCGATTTCGATTGATACTAGCAAAGCAACCGTCGCTCGGGAGGCGATAGCACGCGGGGCGGAGATCATTAACGACGTCACCGGCCTGGAAGGAGACCCAGAGATGGTCTCCGTTGCTGTTGAATCCAACGCCGGGGTTTGTGCCATGCACATGCAAGGCACGCCGCAGACGATGCAGGACGATCCTCGTTACGATGACATTGTCGAAGAGATCGGAGCGTATCTCGCACAGCGGCGTGATGCGCTGCTTGCCGCGGGGCTCAAGCGAGAGCGAATCTGTCTCGACCCAGGAATTGGGTTCGGAAAGACGCACCAACACAACCTCACGCTGATGGCCAGGTGCGAGGCGTTTCACAGGCTGGGGTGTCCGTTGCTCGTGGGGCACTCGCGGAAAGGGTTCTTGGCCAAGGTCATAGGAGACTCAGAGACCGATCGGGCCTCTGCGACCGCCGGATCAGCCATCGCTTTGGCACGTCAGGGGGTACAGGTGATTCGAGTCCATGATGTTCGTGTTGTCCGCGAAACTCTGCTAGCTCACCATGCCTGTGAAAGCGGAAATCTGCCAGAATGAGGCGTCGCTAGCAGCCCTCTCTGACAGCTAAGCGACGTTGACGCAAGCTGCTGTTCGAACGATACTTAGTGGGCTATTTTGCCTATTTCCGACGGCTCCGTGAGCCGCCCTATGTCATGCCCCTCTGATCGACCTCGCTGAAATCCATGTCGCTAGCAACTGAGAGAACCATCGATACTCCGGAGATTGCAACCACCGATCTGGCTACCTACTGCGAAGAAGTTGCGCAAAGAGCCAAAGCCGCCTCTCGAGCATTAGCTCAGCTTCCCGGCGAAGTGAAGAATACTTGGCTGAAGCGTTCCGCGGAGCTCCTGCGAACCAACTTGGAACCCCTGGCGGCCGCCAACGCGATTGATCTGAATGCAGCGCCAGAGTTCGGCCTTACCAAAGCACAAATTGATCGGTTGCGACTCACCCCAGAGCGAATCGAGTCGATAGCCGTTGCTCTCGAGCAGATCGCACAGTTGCCTGAGCCAATCGGCGAGGTGATTAGTTCGACTGTCCGCCCGAATGGCTTGCGTATCGACAAGACACGCGTACCGCTGGGTGTCGTGTTCTTCATTTACGAATCGCGACCGAACGTCACAGCGGATGCAGCGGCGATCTGCGCTAAAGCTGGTAACGCAGTGATCCTTCGTGGTGGCAAAGAAGCGATGCAATCTAGTCGAGCGATTGTGGTGCTCCTGCAAAAGGCAGCCCGCGAAGTCGGTTTTCCTGCTGATGCTGTGCAGTTGGTTTCCACAACGGATCGTGCCGCTGTTGGTCATTTTCTAGGTCTTTCAGAACTAATTGACGTCGCCATCCCTCGCGGTGGTGAAGGTCTCATCCGGCGGGTGGCGGCAGAGGCAACAATGCCAGTCATCAAGCACTACGACGGCAATTGCCACGTCTATGTGGATGCTACCGCCGATTTGGAGATGGCCGAGCAGATTGTCGTGAACTCGAAGTGCCAGCGCATGGGAGTCTGTAACGCAGCCGAATCGCTACTTGTCCACGCCGATGTCGCTAGTGAATTTCTGCCGAAGATCGACAAGTCGTTGGCGGATGAAGATGTTGAAATCCGTGGCGATGAGCGCAGTTGCGAACTCATCAGCCGTGCTGTTGCTGCCTCGGACGAAGACTACGGTGCTGAGTTTCTTGGCCCCATCATTTCGCTCAAGGTGGTGGCTTCTGCGAGAGAAGCGATCGAACATATCAATCGTTACGGATCGCACCACACGGATGCGGTGGTGACGGAAGATTTGAAGGTTGCCACGAAGTTCGCCAACGAGGTTGATAGTGCGGCAGTCGTGGTGAACGCTAGTACTCGTTTCAACGACGGTGGCGAGTTCGGATTGGGGGCGGAAATAGGAATTAGCACCGATAAGTTTCATGCCCGCGGCCCCTGCGGAGTCGATGAACTCACCAGCTACAAGTATGTTGTCAATGGATCAGGTCAGGTGAGGAGTTAGCCCCAACCTGCCGCTGATGAAACGCAAAGGAGTGCGTGGATGTCCGACGATACCCTAAGCCAGGAAGAGATGGATAGCCTGCTCGGGGGAGGCGATGCGCCCGGCGAATCCGACGAATCGGGAACTCCGGCACCACGACGCCAGAAAGTGACCGTCTACGACTTCAAGCGTCCTGAACGCGTCGGCAAAGAGCAGATGCGTGCCCTCCAGACAATGCACGAGGGCTTCGGGCGTAATTTTGGAGCCTCACTCTCGGCACTGTTACGGACGATTGTTGAGGTGAAACTCACGAGCGTCGACCAGCTCACCTATAGTGAATTCGTTTTCAGTCTTGAGAATCCAACCTGCTTTAATCTGGTCAATGCCGAGCCGCTTGAAGGGCAACTCATTCTCGACCTGAACCCTTCGATTCTCTTTCCGATTATCGATCGCATGCTGGGTGGCAGTGCGAATTCCCCACCGCCTGCCAGGCGACCGCTTACCGAAATCGAGTTGCGCCTTGTCTCGAAGATTACGAATCTCTTCCTGCGTGAAATGCAGAACGCTTGGGAGAATGTTCTTGAACTCAACTTGAGCGTGGATCGCGTTGAGAGCAATCCGCAGCTCGTGCAGATCATCCCCGCGAACGAAGTGATCGTACTCGTGAGCTTCGAACTAACCGTTGGCAGTACACGGGGGATGATCAATTTATGTATCCCTTTCAATTCGATTGAGCGGATCAGTAGCAAGCTCTCCTCGAATAGCTGGGTCAGCTACAGCCGACGCCCACCCACGGCTGAGTCGATGCAGCAGATTAGCGACCACTTGGCTGAAGCTCCCGTCGAGGTAGTCGTAGAGATGGCCAGAACCAAGATTACGACGGCTGATCTGCTCGGGCTACAAGTTGGCGACATCGTTGCTAGCGAAAAAGATGTCAACGAGCCGCTACTTGTTTCTGTTGAAGGAGCGCCGAAGTTCCACGCATCTCCCGGCCAACTCAAGGGTCGCAAGGCGATTCAGGTCGTTTCGGAGTTTCAACCAGAACACGTTCAGGTGAAACCCACGCAAGCTCAGCCTGCGGCAGAAACTACCTAGCCCGTGAAATTTATCAGCTTCGCACCTCGCAAGTTTGCCAGCAGTTGTCGACAAAATTTGACATCTGCTCGTGACTGCTTAACAATAAAAGAAAGCAGCTCGCCTGAGATTACCTTGTTGGGGCGAGTCGCTCCTCGACGGTCGACTTTTCTTTTTCCGTCGAGATCGGATTGAGTAAGAGCGCAATCGCATCTGTTCTGGTGCTCGTTCGCTAGGGCAATGCTTACCGAGACACGATGGGTTCGCACCCGCTGAGGTGCCTGTGCGGAAGTCGGTCCAGAGGATAGTTCCTCGTATCTTCTAGCCGATGAGACGCCAGGGCTCCAGCGACTCAGTTCCGATTGTTGAGGAGCCGTATCGATGGGAATTGCGATCAAGTGCCCCCACGGGCACAAGTTCAAGGTGAAGGATAAGTACGCTGGCAAAAAGGGGCTGTGCCCCTACTGCAAAGGCCAGGTTTTTGTCCGTGTCCCGACGCTTGAGGAAGCGGAGAGCCTCGAAGAACGCATCAGCCGTGCCGCTTCTGCCGAGCGAGTTGCGAATTCTCACGAGGGATCGTTAGGTGATTCTTCGATTTTCGACGACATGCCGAAGATGTCTGGCAGTGGCGGTTCGAGTGCCGGAAGTGGATTAAGCGGTAGCCTCGTCGGATCTTCGGCCGTGCGGCATAACATTAATTGTTCTTGCGGGGAGTCGGTCCCCATGTGGTTCGCCAAGTGCCCGAAGTGTGGAGTGTTCCTCGACAGTTTGTAGCCCACAAATACAAGCACGAAGCGCAAGCGAGTGAATATGTCGGAATACGATTCACTCGCTTGCGCTTCGTGCTTGTATTGGATTCAGCAACTTCTGCCGCCGGCCATCTGCGTGCCTGACCTTGTGGGCAACGGAGGCAGAGCTTCTTCGAGAACATCTTTCGCTTTAGGCCACGCGACCCATGCTTCAGCGAGCATCCACGCTTGAAGTCCCAAGATGGCGGTCCCGAAACCCACCAGCAGATAATTGCCACGCTGCCACCAGCCAGTGTCTCCGTTGAACATGTTCCAGAGCATCGCCCAAGCAGGCATGGTGAACATGAGCACCATAGGAATTGCAATAAACGCCACCGGCTTGCCGCGCCGCCAGAGATAGAACGCAGTGACCAACATCGCAAGTCCTGCAAGAAGTTGGTTCGTCGCGCCAAACAGCGGCCAGAGAATCATTCCGCCTGAACCCGGTCCAATCGGGCCCTTGATCATGGCAACAGCCAACCCGCAAGCGACGGCTGTGAAGGTCGCGACGTACATGTTGGTTAGCGGTTTGATCTGAAGCGAACTGCCAAGCTCTTGAATCACGTAACGTTGTAGGCGCGTGGCTGTATCGAGCGTGGTGGCTGCGAAACATGCCACCAATACGGCAATCACTGCCAGTGAGAACTTCAGTGGGATCCCTAATGCAGCTAAGAAGTTCGCACCACCTTCGACAAAGGCTCCGACTTTCTGGGGAAGACGATGATTTGCCCAGCCTCCGATAGTTTTCTTCGTGCCGTCAGCTGTGACTACCTCGGTGATTTTCGCTTGGTACTTACTCTCCCAGGCGGCTCGCCCGGTGAGTTGTGCGTCGCCGCTAGTCACTCCCATACCAAGTCCCGCACAACAGGCGAGAATTACTAGTACGGCAAGGGCACCTTCGAGCAGCATCCCGCCGACAGCGACGTACTGGGCGTCGGGTTCGCAGGCGACTTGCTTGCTTGTGGTGCCGGAACTAACTAGGCAATGAAAGCCGCTGACTGCTCCGCAAGCGATCGTCACAAACAAAAAGGGAAAAATCGGGGGGGCATCTGCAGGGATTTCTTCCGCGATTGCCGGCGTGCTCTCTCGAAGGTCCGCCTGCCCCGTGAGTGCCGCCACGGCGAGACCTCCCACAAGTAACGCGAGTGCAACGAAAAGTTGGTGACTGTTGATATAATCGCGCGGTTGCAGCAGCACCCAGACAGGAAGGACTGATGCGATAAAGCAGTAGACCATTAGTAGCGCTGTCCACAGTACCACCGGGTTGAACCTACTCACATCCAATCCGGTCAACCCTGCGAGCTGCGACGGCCACTCCGAGGGGAGAGTCAGCGGCAAACGATACGCTCCCCAGTAGACGGCTGCGTACAGAATCACCAACGCAATCAGCGACGGCAACAGTAGCCCGCCACCGCGACGATGCCAGTAACCAATCGCGACGGCAAGTGGCATCGCGATCCAAACGCTCAAGACCGATTCCGGGTAGAGCTTGAAGATCGAAGCGATCACCAGTCCAAAGATGGCTAGCACGATCGTCAACGCCAGAAATAGGACCGTGAGGAACAGGATTTTCGCCCTAGGAGAAATGATGCGACCGGCGATTTCGCCAACGGTTTGCCCACGATTGCGAAGGCTGACGACCAACGCCCCA
The genomic region above belongs to Lacipirellulaceae bacterium and contains:
- a CDS encoding carbon starvation protein A, coding for MFTLLVAVGSFAGFLLAYHTYGRWLARKLFALDPDAEAPSVQLNDDVDFVPTKKQVVFGHHFTSIAGTGPIVGPAIAVFWGWLPALLWVLIGSIFIGAVHDFGALVVSLRNRGQTVGEIAGRIISPRAKILFLTVLFLALTIVLAIFGLVIASIFKLYPESVLSVWIAMPLAVAIGYWHRRGGGLLLPSLIALVILYAAVYWGAYRLPLTLPSEWPSQLAGLTGLDVSRFNPVVLWTALLMVYCFIASVLPVWVLLQPRDYINSHQLFVALALLVGGLAVAALTGQADLRESTPAIAEEIPADAPPIFPFLFVTIACGAVSGFHCLVSSGTTSKQVACEPDAQYVAVGGMLLEGALAVLVILACCAGLGMGVTSGDAQLTGRAAWESKYQAKITEVVTADGTKKTIGGWANHRLPQKVGAFVEGGANFLAALGIPLKFSLAVIAVLVACFAATTLDTATRLQRYVIQELGSSLQIKPLTNMYVATFTAVACGLAVAMIKGPIGPGSGGMILWPLFGATNQLLAGLAMLVTAFYLWRRGKPVAFIAIPMVLMFTMPAWAMLWNMFNGDTGWWQRGNYLLVGFGTAILGLQAWMLAEAWVAWPKAKDVLEEALPPLPTRSGTQMAGGRSC